The proteins below are encoded in one region of Apostichopus japonicus isolate 1M-3 chromosome 4, ASM3797524v1, whole genome shotgun sequence:
- the LOC139966406 gene encoding heterogeneous nuclear ribonucleoprotein A1-like 3 isoform X1, whose amino-acid sequence MEENTAPEKDRKLFLGGLTVEATEDDIENTFSTFGTIVDKVIITKDWGASRGFGFVTFATAEQANAVLQAGEINMLGRVVDVKKALPREDEAPVKKLYVGKIGGLSKDQLHEYFSQFGSVEEVIMPMSAEDETQNRGFVFVLFEDASITSKILENQDHNVYGTDVEVKKATQKPRRGGFGGPGGREGRGGGGGFRSFGSYGGGGGGGGGYRNGGGYGGDRKGGRSGGQGGGGYGGSYNRSYNSYNNGGGGGGYGNDSYGGGYNSGGYNDDYGNQGSSFGPMRGGRSSYGGSGGGGSSGPYGGEEGSYGSGGGGGGGFGRSGGRGGGNRRY is encoded by the exons ATGGAAGAG AATACCGCTCCAGAGAAAGATAGGAAATTATTCCTTGGTGGGCTTACAGTCGAAGCAACAGAAGATGACATTGAAAACACATTTTCAACATTTGGAACAATAGTCGACAAAGTTATCATTACAAAGGACTGGGGCGCATCCAGAGGATTCGGTTTTGTCACCTTTGCAACAGCAGAGCAGGCCAATGCTGTTCTTCAAGCAGGGGAAATCAATATGCTTGGACGTGTTGTAGATGTTAAGAAAGCCTTGCCAAGAGAG GACGAAGCTCCTGTCAAGAAGTTGTATGTTGGGAAAATTGGTGGACTCTCCAAGGATCAACTGCACGAGTATTTCAGTCAGTTTGGTTCTGTCGAGGAGGTGATTATGCCAATGTCTGCAGAAGATGAGACTCAGAACAGAGGTTTCGTGTTCGTCCTGTTTGAAGACGCGAGCATTACTAGCAAGATACTTG AAAATCAAGATCACAACGTCTATGGTACAGATGTCGAGGTTAAGAAAGCTACACAAAAGCCCAGGAGAGGAG GTTTTGGTGGGCCTGGTGGAAGAGAAGGAAGAGGCGGTGGTGGCGGTTTCAGATCTTTTG GTAGTTACGGAGGCGGTGGTGGCGGAGGTGGTGGATACAGAAATGGCGGTGGCTATGGTG GTGACAGGAAAGGTGGCCGTAGCGGTGGACAAG GTGGTGGTGGATATGGTGGCTCATACAATAGGAGTTACAACAGCTACAACAacggaggaggagggggag GGTACGGCAATGATAGCTACGGTGGGGGATATAATTCTG GTGGTTACAATGATGATTACGGTAATCAAGGGTCCAGCTTTGGTCCCATGAGAGGTGGTAGAAGTAGCTACGGAGGAAGTGGGGGTGGAGGCAGCTCTGGACCATATGGAGGTGAGGAAG GTTCTTACGGAAGtggtggaggtggtggtggCGGCTTTGGCCGTTccggaggaagaggaggaggaaacCGGAGGTATTAG
- the LOC139966406 gene encoding heterogeneous nuclear ribonucleoprotein A1-like 3 isoform X6: protein MEENTAPEKDRKLFLGGLTVEATEDDIENTFSTFGTIVDKVIITKDWGASRGFGFVTFATAEQANAVLQAGEINMLGRVVDVKKALPREDEAPVKKLYVGKIGGLSKDQLHEYFSQFGSVEEVIMPMSAEDETQNRGFVFVLFEDASITSKILENQDHNVYGTDVEVKKATQKPRRGGFGGPGGREGRGGGGGFRSFGSYGGGGGGGGGYRNGGGYGGDRKGGRSGGQGGYNDDYGNQGSSFGPMRGGRSSYGGSGGGGSSGPYGGEEGSYGSGGGGGGGFGRSGGRGGGNRRY from the exons ATGGAAGAG AATACCGCTCCAGAGAAAGATAGGAAATTATTCCTTGGTGGGCTTACAGTCGAAGCAACAGAAGATGACATTGAAAACACATTTTCAACATTTGGAACAATAGTCGACAAAGTTATCATTACAAAGGACTGGGGCGCATCCAGAGGATTCGGTTTTGTCACCTTTGCAACAGCAGAGCAGGCCAATGCTGTTCTTCAAGCAGGGGAAATCAATATGCTTGGACGTGTTGTAGATGTTAAGAAAGCCTTGCCAAGAGAG GACGAAGCTCCTGTCAAGAAGTTGTATGTTGGGAAAATTGGTGGACTCTCCAAGGATCAACTGCACGAGTATTTCAGTCAGTTTGGTTCTGTCGAGGAGGTGATTATGCCAATGTCTGCAGAAGATGAGACTCAGAACAGAGGTTTCGTGTTCGTCCTGTTTGAAGACGCGAGCATTACTAGCAAGATACTTG AAAATCAAGATCACAACGTCTATGGTACAGATGTCGAGGTTAAGAAAGCTACACAAAAGCCCAGGAGAGGAG GTTTTGGTGGGCCTGGTGGAAGAGAAGGAAGAGGCGGTGGTGGCGGTTTCAGATCTTTTG GTAGTTACGGAGGCGGTGGTGGCGGAGGTGGTGGATACAGAAATGGCGGTGGCTATGGTG GTGACAGGAAAGGTGGCCGTAGCGGTGGACAAG GTGGTTACAATGATGATTACGGTAATCAAGGGTCCAGCTTTGGTCCCATGAGAGGTGGTAGAAGTAGCTACGGAGGAAGTGGGGGTGGAGGCAGCTCTGGACCATATGGAGGTGAGGAAG GTTCTTACGGAAGtggtggaggtggtggtggCGGCTTTGGCCGTTccggaggaagaggaggaggaaacCGGAGGTATTAG
- the LOC139966406 gene encoding heterogeneous nuclear ribonucleoprotein A/B-like isoform X3, with protein sequence MEENTAPEKDRKLFLGGLTVEATEDDIENTFSTFGTIVDKVIITKDWGASRGFGFVTFATAEQANAVLQAGEINMLGRVVDVKKALPREDEAPVKKLYVGKIGGLSKDQLHEYFSQFGSVEEVIMPMSAEDETQNRGFVFVLFEDASITSKILENQDHNVYGTDVEVKKATQKPRRGGFGGPGGREGRGGGGGFRSFGSYGGGGGGGGGYRNGGGYGGDRKGGRSGGQGGGGYGGSYNRSYNSYNNGGGGGGGYNDDYGNQGSSFGPMRGGRSSYGGSGGGGSSGPYGGEEGSYGSGGGGGGGFGRSGGRGGGNRRY encoded by the exons ATGGAAGAG AATACCGCTCCAGAGAAAGATAGGAAATTATTCCTTGGTGGGCTTACAGTCGAAGCAACAGAAGATGACATTGAAAACACATTTTCAACATTTGGAACAATAGTCGACAAAGTTATCATTACAAAGGACTGGGGCGCATCCAGAGGATTCGGTTTTGTCACCTTTGCAACAGCAGAGCAGGCCAATGCTGTTCTTCAAGCAGGGGAAATCAATATGCTTGGACGTGTTGTAGATGTTAAGAAAGCCTTGCCAAGAGAG GACGAAGCTCCTGTCAAGAAGTTGTATGTTGGGAAAATTGGTGGACTCTCCAAGGATCAACTGCACGAGTATTTCAGTCAGTTTGGTTCTGTCGAGGAGGTGATTATGCCAATGTCTGCAGAAGATGAGACTCAGAACAGAGGTTTCGTGTTCGTCCTGTTTGAAGACGCGAGCATTACTAGCAAGATACTTG AAAATCAAGATCACAACGTCTATGGTACAGATGTCGAGGTTAAGAAAGCTACACAAAAGCCCAGGAGAGGAG GTTTTGGTGGGCCTGGTGGAAGAGAAGGAAGAGGCGGTGGTGGCGGTTTCAGATCTTTTG GTAGTTACGGAGGCGGTGGTGGCGGAGGTGGTGGATACAGAAATGGCGGTGGCTATGGTG GTGACAGGAAAGGTGGCCGTAGCGGTGGACAAG GTGGTGGTGGATATGGTGGCTCATACAATAGGAGTTACAACAGCTACAACAacggaggaggagggggag GTGGTTACAATGATGATTACGGTAATCAAGGGTCCAGCTTTGGTCCCATGAGAGGTGGTAGAAGTAGCTACGGAGGAAGTGGGGGTGGAGGCAGCTCTGGACCATATGGAGGTGAGGAAG GTTCTTACGGAAGtggtggaggtggtggtggCGGCTTTGGCCGTTccggaggaagaggaggaggaaacCGGAGGTATTAG
- the LOC139966406 gene encoding heterogeneous nuclear ribonucleoprotein A1-like 3 isoform X2, whose amino-acid sequence MEENTAPEKDRKLFLGGLTVEATEDDIENTFSTFGTIVDKVIITKDWGASRGFGFVTFATAEQANAVLQAGEINMLGRVVDVKKALPREDEAPVKKLYVGKIGGLSKDQLHEYFSQFGSVEEVIMPMSAEDETQNRGFVFVLFEDASITSKILENQDHNVYGTDVEVKKATQKPRRGGFGGPGGREGRGGGGGFRSFGSYGGGGGGGGGYRNGGGYGGDRKGGRSGGQGGGGYGGSYNRSYNSYNNGGGGGGYGNDSYGGGYNSGGYNDDYGNQGSSFGPMRGGRSSYGGSGGGGSSGPYGGSYGSGGGGGGGFGRSGGRGGGNRRY is encoded by the exons ATGGAAGAG AATACCGCTCCAGAGAAAGATAGGAAATTATTCCTTGGTGGGCTTACAGTCGAAGCAACAGAAGATGACATTGAAAACACATTTTCAACATTTGGAACAATAGTCGACAAAGTTATCATTACAAAGGACTGGGGCGCATCCAGAGGATTCGGTTTTGTCACCTTTGCAACAGCAGAGCAGGCCAATGCTGTTCTTCAAGCAGGGGAAATCAATATGCTTGGACGTGTTGTAGATGTTAAGAAAGCCTTGCCAAGAGAG GACGAAGCTCCTGTCAAGAAGTTGTATGTTGGGAAAATTGGTGGACTCTCCAAGGATCAACTGCACGAGTATTTCAGTCAGTTTGGTTCTGTCGAGGAGGTGATTATGCCAATGTCTGCAGAAGATGAGACTCAGAACAGAGGTTTCGTGTTCGTCCTGTTTGAAGACGCGAGCATTACTAGCAAGATACTTG AAAATCAAGATCACAACGTCTATGGTACAGATGTCGAGGTTAAGAAAGCTACACAAAAGCCCAGGAGAGGAG GTTTTGGTGGGCCTGGTGGAAGAGAAGGAAGAGGCGGTGGTGGCGGTTTCAGATCTTTTG GTAGTTACGGAGGCGGTGGTGGCGGAGGTGGTGGATACAGAAATGGCGGTGGCTATGGTG GTGACAGGAAAGGTGGCCGTAGCGGTGGACAAG GTGGTGGTGGATATGGTGGCTCATACAATAGGAGTTACAACAGCTACAACAacggaggaggagggggag GGTACGGCAATGATAGCTACGGTGGGGGATATAATTCTG GTGGTTACAATGATGATTACGGTAATCAAGGGTCCAGCTTTGGTCCCATGAGAGGTGGTAGAAGTAGCTACGGAGGAAGTGGGGGTGGAGGCAGCTCTGGACCATATGGAG GTTCTTACGGAAGtggtggaggtggtggtggCGGCTTTGGCCGTTccggaggaagaggaggaggaaacCGGAGGTATTAG
- the LOC139966406 gene encoding heterogeneous nuclear ribonucleoprotein A1-like 3 isoform X7, with the protein MEENTAPEKDRKLFLGGLTVEATEDDIENTFSTFGTIVDKVIITKDWGASRGFGFVTFATAEQANAVLQAGEINMLGRVVDVKKALPREDEAPVKKLYVGKIGGLSKDQLHEYFSQFGSVEEVIMPMSAEDETQNRGFVFVLFEDASITSKILENQDHNVYGTDVEVKKATQKPRRGGFGGPGGREGRGGGGGFRSFGSYGGGGGGGGGYRNGGGYGGDRKGGRSGGQGGYNDDYGNQGSSFGPMRGGRSSYGGSGGGGSSGPYGGSYGSGGGGGGGFGRSGGRGGGNRRY; encoded by the exons ATGGAAGAG AATACCGCTCCAGAGAAAGATAGGAAATTATTCCTTGGTGGGCTTACAGTCGAAGCAACAGAAGATGACATTGAAAACACATTTTCAACATTTGGAACAATAGTCGACAAAGTTATCATTACAAAGGACTGGGGCGCATCCAGAGGATTCGGTTTTGTCACCTTTGCAACAGCAGAGCAGGCCAATGCTGTTCTTCAAGCAGGGGAAATCAATATGCTTGGACGTGTTGTAGATGTTAAGAAAGCCTTGCCAAGAGAG GACGAAGCTCCTGTCAAGAAGTTGTATGTTGGGAAAATTGGTGGACTCTCCAAGGATCAACTGCACGAGTATTTCAGTCAGTTTGGTTCTGTCGAGGAGGTGATTATGCCAATGTCTGCAGAAGATGAGACTCAGAACAGAGGTTTCGTGTTCGTCCTGTTTGAAGACGCGAGCATTACTAGCAAGATACTTG AAAATCAAGATCACAACGTCTATGGTACAGATGTCGAGGTTAAGAAAGCTACACAAAAGCCCAGGAGAGGAG GTTTTGGTGGGCCTGGTGGAAGAGAAGGAAGAGGCGGTGGTGGCGGTTTCAGATCTTTTG GTAGTTACGGAGGCGGTGGTGGCGGAGGTGGTGGATACAGAAATGGCGGTGGCTATGGTG GTGACAGGAAAGGTGGCCGTAGCGGTGGACAAG GTGGTTACAATGATGATTACGGTAATCAAGGGTCCAGCTTTGGTCCCATGAGAGGTGGTAGAAGTAGCTACGGAGGAAGTGGGGGTGGAGGCAGCTCTGGACCATATGGAG GTTCTTACGGAAGtggtggaggtggtggtggCGGCTTTGGCCGTTccggaggaagaggaggaggaaacCGGAGGTATTAG
- the LOC139966406 gene encoding heterogeneous nuclear ribonucleoprotein A/B-like isoform X5, with product MEENTAPEKDRKLFLGGLTVEATEDDIENTFSTFGTIVDKVIITKDWGASRGFGFVTFATAEQANAVLQAGEINMLGRVVDVKKALPREDEAPVKKLYVGKIGGLSKDQLHEYFSQFGSVEEVIMPMSAEDETQNRGFVFVLFEDASITSKILENQDHNVYGTDVEVKKATQKPRRGGFGGPGGREGRGGGGGFRSFGSYGGGGGGGGGYRNGGGYGGDRKGGRSGGQGYGNDSYGGGYNSGGYNDDYGNQGSSFGPMRGGRSSYGGSGGGGSSGPYGGEEGSYGSGGGGGGGFGRSGGRGGGNRRY from the exons ATGGAAGAG AATACCGCTCCAGAGAAAGATAGGAAATTATTCCTTGGTGGGCTTACAGTCGAAGCAACAGAAGATGACATTGAAAACACATTTTCAACATTTGGAACAATAGTCGACAAAGTTATCATTACAAAGGACTGGGGCGCATCCAGAGGATTCGGTTTTGTCACCTTTGCAACAGCAGAGCAGGCCAATGCTGTTCTTCAAGCAGGGGAAATCAATATGCTTGGACGTGTTGTAGATGTTAAGAAAGCCTTGCCAAGAGAG GACGAAGCTCCTGTCAAGAAGTTGTATGTTGGGAAAATTGGTGGACTCTCCAAGGATCAACTGCACGAGTATTTCAGTCAGTTTGGTTCTGTCGAGGAGGTGATTATGCCAATGTCTGCAGAAGATGAGACTCAGAACAGAGGTTTCGTGTTCGTCCTGTTTGAAGACGCGAGCATTACTAGCAAGATACTTG AAAATCAAGATCACAACGTCTATGGTACAGATGTCGAGGTTAAGAAAGCTACACAAAAGCCCAGGAGAGGAG GTTTTGGTGGGCCTGGTGGAAGAGAAGGAAGAGGCGGTGGTGGCGGTTTCAGATCTTTTG GTAGTTACGGAGGCGGTGGTGGCGGAGGTGGTGGATACAGAAATGGCGGTGGCTATGGTG GTGACAGGAAAGGTGGCCGTAGCGGTGGACAAG GGTACGGCAATGATAGCTACGGTGGGGGATATAATTCTG GTGGTTACAATGATGATTACGGTAATCAAGGGTCCAGCTTTGGTCCCATGAGAGGTGGTAGAAGTAGCTACGGAGGAAGTGGGGGTGGAGGCAGCTCTGGACCATATGGAGGTGAGGAAG GTTCTTACGGAAGtggtggaggtggtggtggCGGCTTTGGCCGTTccggaggaagaggaggaggaaacCGGAGGTATTAG
- the LOC139966406 gene encoding heterogeneous nuclear ribonucleoprotein A/B-like isoform X4: protein MEENTAPEKDRKLFLGGLTVEATEDDIENTFSTFGTIVDKVIITKDWGASRGFGFVTFATAEQANAVLQAGEINMLGRVVDVKKALPREDEAPVKKLYVGKIGGLSKDQLHEYFSQFGSVEEVIMPMSAEDETQNRGFVFVLFEDASITSKILENQDHNVYGTDVEVKKATQKPRRGGFGGPGGREGRGGGGGFRSFGSYGGGGGGGGGYRNGGGYGGDRKGGRSGGQGGGGYGGSYNRSYNSYNNGGGGGGGYNDDYGNQGSSFGPMRGGRSSYGGSGGGGSSGPYGGSYGSGGGGGGGFGRSGGRGGGNRRY from the exons ATGGAAGAG AATACCGCTCCAGAGAAAGATAGGAAATTATTCCTTGGTGGGCTTACAGTCGAAGCAACAGAAGATGACATTGAAAACACATTTTCAACATTTGGAACAATAGTCGACAAAGTTATCATTACAAAGGACTGGGGCGCATCCAGAGGATTCGGTTTTGTCACCTTTGCAACAGCAGAGCAGGCCAATGCTGTTCTTCAAGCAGGGGAAATCAATATGCTTGGACGTGTTGTAGATGTTAAGAAAGCCTTGCCAAGAGAG GACGAAGCTCCTGTCAAGAAGTTGTATGTTGGGAAAATTGGTGGACTCTCCAAGGATCAACTGCACGAGTATTTCAGTCAGTTTGGTTCTGTCGAGGAGGTGATTATGCCAATGTCTGCAGAAGATGAGACTCAGAACAGAGGTTTCGTGTTCGTCCTGTTTGAAGACGCGAGCATTACTAGCAAGATACTTG AAAATCAAGATCACAACGTCTATGGTACAGATGTCGAGGTTAAGAAAGCTACACAAAAGCCCAGGAGAGGAG GTTTTGGTGGGCCTGGTGGAAGAGAAGGAAGAGGCGGTGGTGGCGGTTTCAGATCTTTTG GTAGTTACGGAGGCGGTGGTGGCGGAGGTGGTGGATACAGAAATGGCGGTGGCTATGGTG GTGACAGGAAAGGTGGCCGTAGCGGTGGACAAG GTGGTGGTGGATATGGTGGCTCATACAATAGGAGTTACAACAGCTACAACAacggaggaggagggggag GTGGTTACAATGATGATTACGGTAATCAAGGGTCCAGCTTTGGTCCCATGAGAGGTGGTAGAAGTAGCTACGGAGGAAGTGGGGGTGGAGGCAGCTCTGGACCATATGGAG GTTCTTACGGAAGtggtggaggtggtggtggCGGCTTTGGCCGTTccggaggaagaggaggaggaaacCGGAGGTATTAG